CTGCTGGTAGTGCCGGGACCCGGGGCGCCGCGGAGAACCGGCCCCTCTTCCTCGGAAGGCGTCGGTGAAAGATGACCCGGTGCTGACAGGAAAATCGTCAACAGTTTCACTAATCGCCAGCGCGTTGTTATGAAATAGAACGTTGAGGTAATCCGGTTAAAATAGCCTTAAAACTTGGTACCCGTCAACAGATCTTAAAAGTGCGGAGACCTCCAACGTATCGCGGGTCCTTCATTAAGCTGCGGTACTCTTGTGCGCTTACAAGGAGTTGCTAGGATTGGGCACAGTTTCAAACAGAGGCAAATCGGCACTTGGCAGGTGAAACCGCTGCGAAGGATCACTGCAAAAGGTGTCCGAGTACCCGCCCGCGGCCTGACTGTTAGGAATTGTACCGGATCTgtgcagaaataattaaatattaacatcAGGAGCAACCAATGTCTGCTTTTTATGACATGTATGCGATTTAGATACATAATCCGTACGCAAAGAAACAAACTAGCATTCATTGATACAACTCTGTTGAAAATAGGCCCAAAAGCGTACGCAGTGTTAATGAACTTTAAATTAGTGGACTGCAAACGGGTGACCTCAGCAGAGTAAGGATGGCTTTACTGGAGCTGCAAGGAGCTCAATCCTTGGTAAACAACTGCTTTTACGTGAGTAAACAGACTAGTCTCCTCGGCTACAGATGTGGTGGAACCACCACAGCATCTCTCTCACCTGCACACGCGCTTTTACCCACAGAAAATTTGCATGTCTTAGAGTAGGCATCCTACCTCATCCTCTTTGCATCAAAAAGACTTTTGTGaacttgcttgcttgtttttttttaaaaaaacaacatattAATCTCACGGCTTAATATACTTTCAGgtagaaagcagaagaaaagattgtTACAAAAAAGTCTTCCTGTAGTGTGTGTAAACAGTAACAAATATTGTAAACATTACGTTTCCTCTCCTGAGATATCCACAGTTCATTTTCGTCTCTTCTCATTCATATATTCATTCACCGTAATTCCATCTATTCATTCATCTGTCATTCTGTAACTGCCCAGTAGgttatcaaatatattttctttcattgtaatCAGGTACGTACCCTAAATGtccttaaaaccagaaaatgtaataaaacattcatttaGCCATTTTCATTATTCAGGATTTCACTggatgtttgttttcattgaaaacTGGATTCATCATATAAGCCAGGAATTATGAATTCCCTCTCTGATCATCTGTTGCAGAACAGCTAAGGAATCTGTTACGAGGATTAACTTACAAATTGAGACGCTTGGGCCTGTGGTGACCCCTTCAATGCCCTTCAACCCCAaagtacatttgaaaaatgtcagcacatcctttttcttctaaaaaacgATACAGCTGCCCCAAATCCATATGATTTCCTCTAGCACCATGtgcatcaaaacatttttcttccaaagtggagaactttctttgtttctcaatCTCAGCATGTCCTCCACCTTCCAAAGAAACATCTTCTCTGTGCCGAATGAGAATTCTTTTCCATGTTAATCTTCTTACTCTGAAAGCAATTGGAGAAATATGAATCTATCTATAAAATAAAGACTGTTTTAGAAAATACTATGAAATAGCTCTTATCACAGAAGTCAATAAATTCCATTTGTACGTACATCTTGATAGAGATAATGGTTCCCTAGCTGGCCACAGAAATACTACTCACATGCAAACACTCCTATAAGAAGGAGGTTGTTTCTTTATATCTCCTCAGGATTCAAAAACCTTAATGTTATGCCTCACAAAATAATAGATGAAGATGTGGTTTCAATTTCAGTGCTCACTTCTGCCTTGCCTGTGCTAAGAATTCTCATACTCTCTTAGCTGTTATAATCAAATGACAACGTTCATTTAGTCTGCGCCACCCACAAGTATAAATGACGGGAGCAGAATAAAACATGAATGTAAAGCGATATAACAGCATACATATCTGTATTGCAGTCTACTATAAAAGTGAAATACAGAGGaagataaaatagaaataaatgtgcACTGTGTGGTACCAGTAGCTTTGATTGCTGCAACCAACTATCCAGTGCATATTCAGAGTTGTAAATACATGATGATAAACCCAAACACTTTGTAGACCTTTACAGGTTGAAAGGTGGTTGGATTTCCCACCTTCTGGCCATGTATACAACATGAAAAATGTGATATTCTAACTAGTAATGGCATTTAAGTACAAATGAAAACTAACCTTGACCAGAACTCTTCACAGCTACTTTGTAGACCTTCTACACAAACAACACCGGGTTTCCCTGGCATGCAAAACCCTGACAGAGCGAGCTCCTTGGCCCAGTCaataatattctttcttttttgcttgttgTAAATGTGATGGCTATAGATCCACAATCGAGTGAACGTAATGACTTCTGACTGCATGGCACTAGATGTTGTCACTGAGGAAGATGAAAGCTCTTTGTCAACATAAGCAGCTGCATGGTCTTTAACCCATTCCCTTGCACTCAACATGCAGGGCTCTCCACTGCAGTTTTGCATCAAATACGTTTTTAGATCAGAGTTCAGGTGAATCTGCTGAGAGCGGCTTAACAATGATGacctaaagaaaaatataaatgcagttGTAATACACTTACAATTTAGCatgtttttcaaacagttttaCTTTAAGCTGCCAAAAAAATCAGGCCATATTTAGATGGTATGCACTTGCTATTAATACTAGCATATTAGCTATGAAAAGGTCTTAATTAGTATTTAATTGGTGTGCTAAATCTTGAGTTCGCATACAGTACTACCAATctgtaaacaaaaatcaaggaaaacGTACTTGAAAATAAGTATGGTGGCTGAACTAatttcctgtaacatgcaaggctacttctttaaacagaaaagttccaataaaaaataatagaagcCTGGGAGTAACAGCCTTTTGACAAGGGAAGATTAAGATCATCGACTAACTTTTCACTCCTTTACTGAGTGTTAAGCCTTGTCAAAATAGACAACAGTCTCTCTTCTTGAGCATCAGACATATGAACAGTATCTACATGTAACCTCTCTGTACAGAAGATGGCACTCCTCGAcgcttttctcatttttctcaccTGCTGAGGACACCTGAGAAATCATAACCTcatagatttgtttttcaacaTTGTTGTCCATCTGGCTTAATTTGACAGTAAATTATCAGAAAAGGACTGCTTTTTCCTATTATAATTGTATTTATGTAGTACAACATAGCTTCTAGATGTTTTTATTGGCTGTACTTTTAATGCCATACCTCACAGTAATTTCTGGTAGAACAGTTGGATATTTAAATGGTAAAGCACAGGCCATAGAGAATTCCACCTAAAAACAAATGAGCAAATGTTCAGTTCGAGTAAGCCCTAAAatctcacaaaataaaaatttaaaaaaaaaaaagaagaaaggtctTTATGGTACCATAGAGGCATTAGAGATCTCTGGCTTTACGTTCAGTATAAACTGAACTTTTGAAGATGGCATCTCTGCAGACTCATTTTCAACATAGTGTTTCAGTTCTGCTACAGCCAGCTGGTCAGTCACAGTGAACTCTTCCTCATAAGGAAACATGCTAGAGAGTAAATCTAATTCTGAAATTTGTATCTCGGCTTCTTCTCGGTTAGTCATGTCTGTTGTTTCCTAAGCAAATAAGAaattagggaagaaaaacatggtTTGAACATGGGACAAAGTTGATTACCCCCCACATAAAGCATGTTAATCCCGATAACCACGCCCATCAAAACGAGCTCATATACGTCGGGCAGTGAGGAGCATGAAGGTACTCTGTGACAGTCCAGGAGGTTTCCATTGCCCTAAGATGGGACAGGGTGTGGCGGCGAGTCACCAAATAACTGTCTCTCTCACAGAGCCGCGCTGCCGCAGAGGGGGCCGTTACCGCGCCTGCGGGGCCTCCACTCCCCCGCCGAGAAGGCCCGGCCTcgcgcgccccgccccgccccgccccgccccgccccgccccgccggcagGCAGCTCCCCGCACCGCGCGCCCCGCACGGCAGGCGCCAGGTGCCCGCGCATGCGCTGACACGTCCCCATCCCCGCTCCCCTCAGCGCCCCCCACCCGCCGTGTACCTCACCGCCCCACAATGCAACGCGCCGGAAGCGCGCATGGCAGCCGGTGACTGTCGTCCGACCGTCGCCCAACAGCCCGGGGATGAGGTGAAGTTGCCGTGGTGCCCCGAGACGGAGCCATGCGCCGCCGAGCTGTTCGCCCTGCGGCACCGGCAGGTGAGGGACGGAAAGCCCCCGGTCCCGCCATCACGCTCCCACCACCGCGGCCACCCTCCGTCCCCCGCCCCGGCACTCACTCCTCCGACGCTCCGCAGCCTCCGCTCCGGTCGAGGCACTCGGCTTTTCCTATTGGCTGCGGCGCCTGTCAGTGAAGGCGCTGGAGGCGTACGCGGGCCAATCGGAAGCAGGCGGGGCGGTGCAGCACGGAGGGttgcgcggcggcggggcgagTGTGCGCGGAGGGGTTGGGGAGCACGTGGGCGGCGCGGCgtggcccggcccggcccggcccgcgggACGCGGTGAGTGGGGCGGCCCGGGGGGGCGGCTGGGGGACGAGCCGAACGCCCAGCCGGTCTGTGCCGAGTCCCGGGCAGCACCTGCTCCCCGCCGCGGAGGATCGTCGCTGCTACCCTCGGGACAGGGAGTGTCGGTTCCCCGCTGGCGGCAGGTGTCCGGCGGAGCCTCCGGGGCCCGGCCTGCTGCCTAGGGCAggcccccgccgcgccccggtGGTTTCCCACGCGTGCCTCTGTGGGCGTTTTTCCCGGGTCTCCGCGCGACGCCGGTGCGCTTTTGCTCgctcttattaaaaaataaaaataaaacgAAGCGGGTTTGTATGGCTTTAGCTGTTGGGCTCCTGCAGCGCTTTTCCTCGCGTGGGCTGTTCCGTGGAAAAGGCCGGTGAAGGGCGTGTCGGACGAGTCTGTCCGGGCACAGCGTGGGTTAAATTAGCAGCCGCATGTGTTCATGCGGCCCTGCCTTCCTGGCAGGGGTAAAGTAAATTGGGAAAGGATTTTAACGGTTTAGGGTTCTTCATGTAAGTTCgaatgtagctttttttttagcGAAAAATGCGCTGTAGAAGGAGTTCGTTGTATGAAGTGacgtttcttttttctgatcaAACTGAATGCTGAGTTGCAAAAGGCGATAGACAATTCTACCCTTGATGAAGTGGCTGCCTGCCTGTCATTGAACAGCTGGGTAATCTGTCCCAAAAGCATGCTTTGGGAAGATTTTTCATACAAAAAGTCCTCTGTGGGTATCACGCCTAAACTCTTCCCAGCTTAGTTAGCCCCACGCAGGCAGCTCCTCTCTGCGTGCTGCCGAGTACGAGCTAAGAAATGGTTTAGGAAGGACGGCTGTTACAAGTGGGGTCTAGTGCCGCGCTAACGCCTGTACGTGAAGGGTGGAGAGCGGGGCTAGGCCGGCCTGCAAAGACTGCGTGAGACTGCAGAGACTTGATTTTGAACCTTTTTAGCTTATATGCTTTCATTGTAGAGCAGTATGTCGATTTTTAAGTTTACCTGATCTCTTTGAATGACCTTTTGTGAGAGAAGGCACAGGGGCCTTGCAGGGGCTATGGACTACAAGTTAAAAATGTCCTACCATGCGTGCAGTAGCCAGCTTGACTTAGGACTCTGTAGTGGTAGCTCACCCCTTGTCTAGAAGGGTTTACAGGCGCCCCAAATAGCAGACCTCATCTGAATTATTTGCTTGCTGTGATGAGAATGCGATGATAAATCTCACCCGgttaagaaattgaaaaattggaACTCTCATTGTCTGtgcattttcaaatatgttATTTGCGTGTATCAGATTTCATCAAAGATACAAGGAGTTtgcagtaaagaaaattaaaagattgtAACTGCAAAAAAACTTCAAGGTTTAATTGGGACAAACCCAAttcatttttcctaaaaatccCTGTGTTATTAGTTAGTTAAAGGACAAGTCCTAAAGGTGTATAGGATTTTTGATACTTAGGTTTCCCATCTTGTTCTTCTGTGCAATGCTTTTGATTTAAGGTTTTAAATCATTTGGGGTTTATAATTCACCCTGTGATCTTGCTTCCGCAACAGTTACAATTTTTTCATGTTAGAGTataattactttattttcttttgaaaatgtcaaattaAAACAAGTTAATTCACCTCAAGGGACGTCTTGGccatacaaataatttattgtttaGCAATGAACAAGTGAAGCAAAAACCTACTTTCTAATTTACTATTTTCTTTGCTAGGTAACTCTTCCATGTAAGAGAAATTACAGACTACAAAGATGGGAAAGAAACGCATCAAAGGCAAAACTGCACAATCTGATGGGTCTCCAGATACACTGGGTATGTTTCCTCAGAGAAGTCTGTGGTCCTAACGTTTGTTTTAACCTCAAAGAGGGCTTGAAAACTTATTAATATTAGAAGGCCTTTATGCTAGTCACTGGCTTTGAAGTCTCATTTACGAAGTGTGGGTTTGTATAATTGAAATGGAAGTCTACCAAGAAACCTTTGAGTTGCTACTTTTCTAAGTATGCTAGAGAATGATAATCCTGTCTTGAAAACTAGgattattttctggttttcaggaaACTCGGACAAACAATTCTTTACTGATACACAGATCATATTGAATCATATCAAATTCCTCAGAATATGAAGTGTTTGTAGAGTCTGCTGCTACGCTTGTCAAGATAGCATTTTCCTAATGGAACGTGGTGTTGCAGAAGATTCTCACTTCAGCAAAAAGGATtgtgattaaaatatttctgtgaaaccATTTGTCTTTACACTAGCAACTAAGCACTGGCCCTCGACACCTTGGCTCTCTAGTCATAGTGCTTTTTGgttaaaacttctttctttttctcgCCTTCTGCTCCTTTAGAGAAAATGCCAAATTGTTAAAGTTATCCTTCTAGCTGTACTGGATCTCACTCCTGTGTTGAAATTGTATTTGTTATCTTGCTTACCCTGGTTATTATAgctcttgtttttgtttgtacTGGATAGCATTCTCTCTACCACCTTGTCTACCAAGTCACAGATTGTGTTTTGTCCATCTTTTTTGTTGATCCCAACTGGGAAAATGAGTTGTCATGGTACTTTAGCTAAGAGAGAGTGAGCACTTACAGTTTTAGCCAAGAGGCTCAGTGTGATggcctgtttattttaaattcaagtttaccctgcttttgtttttccccccctctctgGAGTCAAGATCAATGTTTGCTATGACAGttcctcatttttctccaggaaaaaaaaaaatcagttatggTGGAATTGCTGATAGCATCTTACTTCTTTGGCTAAAAATCAGCTAGCTTACCCCGACAAAGTCCTGAAAAGCCACAAATGTAAACTAAGACAGATCATTGTGAGTAATTCTACT
This sequence is a window from Balearica regulorum gibbericeps isolate bBalReg1 chromosome 1, bBalReg1.pri, whole genome shotgun sequence. Protein-coding genes within it:
- the RWDD2B gene encoding RWD domain-containing protein 2B; translation: MTNREEAEIQISELDLLSSMFPYEEEFTVTDQLAVAELKHYVENESAEMPSSKVQFILNVKPEISNASMVEFSMACALPFKYPTVLPEITVRSSLLSRSQQIHLNSDLKTYLMQNCSGEPCMLSAREWVKDHAAAYVDKELSSSSVTTSSAMQSEVITFTRLWIYSHHIYNKQKRKNIIDWAKELALSGFCMPGKPGVVCVEGLQSSCEEFWSRVRRLTWKRILIRHREDVSLEGGGHAEIEKQRKFSTLEEKCFDAHGARGNHMDLGQLYRFLEEKGCADIFQMYFGVEGH